One part of the Chloracidobacterium sp. genome encodes these proteins:
- a CDS encoding circularly permuted type 2 ATP-grasp protein encodes MPNGVGRGWFRQRIRALNAFLADVYGEQRILKDGVPPPNLILNSPSYLEACRGLRPPRGVWCHITGTDLVRGQHGQIYVPEDNLRCPYILYGEDIFVLPGGLTRVALRRGSL; translated from the coding sequence ATGCCCAATGGCGTGGGTCGAGGTTGGTTTCGGCAACGCATCCGCGCGCTCAATGCCTTCCTCGCCGACGTGTACGGCGAGCAGCGCATCCTCAAGGACGGCGTACCGCCGCCCAACCTCATTCTCAACAGTCCGAGTTACCTAGAAGCCTGCCGAGGGCTGCGACCGCCGCGCGGCGTCTGGTGCCACATCACCGGGACTGACTTGGTGCGCGGTCAGCACGGCCAAATCTATGTTCCAGAGGACAACCTGCGCTGTCCGTACATCCTCTACGGCGAGGACATCTTCGTGTTGCCGGGCGGGCTGACGCGCGTGGCGCTGCGCCGCGGCTCACT
- a CDS encoding alanine racemase — MTVANLPDLPPDLLAVPTPALILDLERLTRNIARMSAHVAGLGARLRPHIKTHKCVPIARRQVAGWFGGVTISTLAEGFAFAEAGFMDLLYAVPLEPGKFARVCELARRVRRLTVITDNPDLPPRLSVAAAEAGVALDVLIEIDCGDGRTGLPFDAAMRIADVARAVASAKRLTLAGVLTHAGQAYAARSAAERRTIAKLERDRLQEAAAELERRGFDVPCISIGSTPTVMALDAPLPPNFEVRPGNYVFFDAFQAQCGVCALDDCALTVLTAVVHRGADKVVVDAGAIALSKDIGAEDFFPDNGYGLVGDLEGRPLGLRVATVSQEHGRIPVADRTLLDQLAVGARLQIVPNHSCLTAAQHDHYWVVAGGRVVDRWPIIRGW, encoded by the coding sequence GTGACGGTCGCCAACTTGCCTGACCTTCCGCCGGATTTGCTTGCCGTTCCGACGCCGGCGCTCATCCTCGACCTTGAGCGCCTGACGCGCAATATTGCGCGCATGAGCGCCCATGTCGCTGGCTTGGGGGCGCGGTTGCGTCCGCACATCAAAACGCACAAGTGTGTACCGATTGCCCGACGGCAGGTGGCAGGTTGGTTTGGCGGCGTGACGATTTCGACCTTAGCGGAAGGCTTCGCTTTTGCCGAGGCCGGCTTCATGGATTTGCTCTACGCTGTACCGTTGGAGCCGGGTAAATTCGCGCGGGTATGCGAACTGGCGCGGCGCGTCCGGCGGCTGACCGTCATCACCGATAATCCCGACCTTCCACCGCGTCTGTCGGTGGCGGCTGCGGAGGCGGGTGTTGCGCTGGATGTGTTGATCGAGATTGACTGCGGCGATGGTCGGACGGGACTACCGTTTGACGCCGCGATGCGCATCGCGGATGTGGCGCGCGCCGTCGCGTCGGCGAAGCGGCTAACGTTGGCCGGTGTACTGACGCATGCCGGGCAGGCCTACGCCGCACGGTCAGCGGCGGAACGACGAACGATTGCGAAGCTTGAGCGCGACCGCCTGCAGGAAGCCGCCGCCGAGCTGGAGCGACGCGGTTTTGATGTTCCTTGCATCAGTATCGGCTCGACGCCGACCGTCATGGCGCTAGACGCTCCGCTGCCCCCCAACTTTGAAGTGCGGCCGGGCAACTACGTGTTTTTTGACGCTTTCCAAGCTCAATGCGGCGTCTGCGCGTTGGACGACTGCGCGCTGACTGTGCTGACCGCCGTTGTCCATCGCGGTGCAGACAAGGTTGTGGTGGACGCCGGCGCGATTGCTTTGTCAAAGGACATCGGTGCAGAGGATTTCTTTCCCGACAACGGCTATGGCTTGGTCGGCGATCTGGAAGGCCGTCCGCTGGGTCTGCGGGTGGCCACCGTTTCACAAGAACATGGCCGAATTCCGGTGGCGGACCGCACACTACTCGACCAACTAGCGGTCGGCGCGCGGTTGCAGATTGTGCCAAACCACTCCTGCCTGACTGCTGCGCAGCATGACCACTATTGGGTGGTCGCCGGCGGTCGGGTGGTTGACCGGTGGCCAATCATACGCGGTTGGTGA
- the aspS gene encoding aspartate--tRNA ligase, with translation MVELDHLGDWRRTHLNGVLRVADVGQTVTLMGWVGRRRDHATATFVDLRDYSGFVQVVFDSTRGDGAAYAKARPLRTEYVIAVRGVVVRRAPEAVNPKMATGEIEIHADELRILNDAQTPPLPLDEEKAPTLAGEDVRLKYRYLDLRRPTMQANLRLRAQVTATIRRWMERHGFLEVETPFLIRSTPEGARDFIVPSRVHPGNFFALPQSPQLFKQLLMIGGCDRYYQIARCFRDEDLRADRQPEFTQLDVEMSFPQTEELFAVIEGLMAELAKLRGIDVALPLPRLTYDEAMRRFGSDKPDIRFGMELQDISEVVRAVDFPPYQTALASGGCVKAIVAPGKADYSRKVLDDFTDRLRKDYKAGGLGYLKVLAEGVQSPLVKALGEETAQTIACATGAQVGDMVFIVAGSQPVVAASLGALRVEIAKRERLFDPNRFAFLWVTDFPMFEFDPNERRWYAMHHPFTAPCEEDVPLLEAGPEQWGRVRAQAYDLVLNGVEIGGGSIRIHRADVQRKVFDVLGFSEQDARQRFGFFLDALTYGTPPHGGIALGLDRLVMLLAGADSIRDVIAFPKTAHATDLMCDAPNVVEPAQLRELRLRIDL, from the coding sequence ATGGTTGAACTTGACCATCTCGGAGACTGGCGGCGGACGCATCTGAATGGTGTGTTGCGCGTCGCCGACGTTGGGCAAACAGTGACGCTGATGGGCTGGGTTGGCCGCCGGCGCGACCATGCCACGGCGACGTTTGTGGATTTGCGTGACTACAGCGGGTTCGTTCAAGTGGTGTTTGACAGCACGCGCGGCGACGGCGCGGCATACGCCAAGGCGCGACCGCTGCGGACGGAATACGTTATCGCCGTACGAGGCGTTGTGGTGCGCCGTGCGCCGGAGGCCGTCAATCCCAAAATGGCGACTGGTGAGATTGAAATCCACGCCGACGAACTGCGCATTCTCAACGACGCCCAGACGCCGCCGTTGCCGCTGGATGAGGAAAAGGCCCCAACCTTGGCTGGCGAAGACGTACGGCTCAAATACCGCTATTTGGACCTGCGCCGGCCGACCATGCAGGCCAACCTGCGCCTGCGGGCGCAAGTGACGGCGACCATCCGCCGCTGGATGGAGCGTCACGGCTTTCTGGAGGTGGAAACACCGTTTCTGATTCGCTCAACGCCAGAGGGCGCACGGGACTTCATTGTGCCCAGCCGGGTGCATCCGGGAAATTTCTTTGCGCTACCGCAGTCGCCACAGCTTTTCAAGCAGTTGTTGATGATCGGCGGCTGCGACCGGTACTACCAAATCGCCCGCTGCTTCCGCGACGAGGACCTGCGCGCCGACCGGCAACCGGAATTCACACAGCTCGACGTGGAAATGTCCTTCCCGCAAACCGAGGAGTTGTTCGCCGTCATAGAGGGTTTGATGGCGGAACTCGCCAAACTGCGTGGCATTGACGTGGCGCTGCCGCTGCCGCGTTTGACGTATGACGAAGCCATGCGCCGTTTTGGTTCGGACAAGCCTGACATTCGTTTTGGCATGGAGTTGCAGGATATCTCCGAGGTCGTCCGCGCGGTAGACTTCCCACCTTATCAAACGGCGCTGGCGTCCGGCGGTTGTGTGAAGGCGATTGTCGCGCCCGGAAAGGCTGACTATAGCCGGAAGGTTCTCGATGATTTCACCGACCGGTTGCGCAAGGACTACAAGGCGGGTGGGCTAGGTTATCTCAAAGTTTTAGCCGAAGGAGTGCAGTCGCCGCTGGTGAAGGCGCTTGGTGAGGAGACCGCCCAAACCATTGCTTGTGCGACAGGCGCGCAGGTCGGCGATATGGTGTTCATTGTCGCGGGGTCGCAGCCGGTTGTTGCAGCGAGTCTAGGGGCGCTGCGGGTGGAAATCGCCAAACGCGAACGGCTCTTCGACCCGAACCGGTTTGCGTTTCTCTGGGTGACGGACTTCCCAATGTTTGAGTTTGACCCGAACGAGCGCCGCTGGTACGCCATGCACCACCCCTTTACGGCTCCTTGCGAGGAAGATGTGCCGCTGCTGGAGGCGGGACCGGAACAGTGGGGACGGGTGCGGGCGCAAGCGTACGATTTGGTGCTCAACGGCGTGGAGATCGGCGGCGGCTCGATTCGCATCCACCGGGCAGACGTGCAGCGGAAGGTCTTTGATGTGCTCGGCTTCAGCGAGCAGGACGCGCGGCAACGCTTCGGCTTTTTCCTTGACGCGCTGACCTACGGCACGCCGCCGCACGGAGGCATTGCCTTGGGGCTGGATCGGCTGGTGATGCTGCTGGCTGGGGCGGACTCGATCCGCGATGTGATTGCGTTCCCGAAGACAGCGCACGCAACGGATTTGATGTGTGACGCGCCGAATGTTGTTGAACCGGCTCAGTTGCGCGAATTGCGCCTGCGGATTGACTTGTGA
- a CDS encoding glucosidase — protein MPTPDGDFSASMPTAEEIRLEESAARTKHWKRWGPYVSERAWGTVREDYSPHGDAWRYFPYEHSRSKAYRWGEDGLAGICDRRQILCFALALWNERDPHLKERLFGLTGPQGNHGEDVKEYYFYLDSTPTHSYMKWLYKYPQARFPYEELVHFGRVRSRREPEYELLDTGVFDGDRYFDVFVEYAKADVDDIVIRITVVNRGPDRAPIHVLPTLWFRNTWSWAPMQGEKPYIRQIQDLGRTRVMACDHPMLGKRWLYCADSPALLFTENETNLERLYGVPNRTPYVKDGINEYLVNGRTHAVNPALVGTKAAAHYHFDLAGGAATTLWLRLCNFDPDTLRGEPFGPAVRVMAVRQAEADEFYATRIPETLSDDAKNVMRQAFAGLLWTKQFYAYEVDRWLTGDPLQPPPPASRRRGRNRNWLHLHCEDVISMPDKWEYPWFASWDLAFHCVPLALVDSDFAKQQLILMLREWYMHPNGQLPAYEWSFDDVNPPVHAWAAWRVYKIEKKRTGKGDTAFLERIFHKLLLNFTWWINRKDADGSNIFEGGFLGLDNIGVFDRSAQLPTGGTLQQSDATSWMGMYCLNMLAIALELARHDIVYEDVASKFYEHFLYIADALSHREDIEGGSLWDEKDGFYYDAVAFPDGRRLQLRVRSMVGLIPLFAVQMMESWWLEPLPGFRRRMDWFVRNRPELVNSIVSVDDQGNVVQQLLSLPNTAQLRRILRVMLDENEFLSPYGVRSLSRYHLHNPYVLHVAGQEYRVDYDPAESSIPMFGGNSNWRGPIWFPLNFLIIESLQKFHRFYGDSFKVECPTGSGRLMTLWEVAVELSRRLSRIFLRDQDGRRPVYRHPGMERFDTDPHWRDLVLFYEYFHGDTGAGLGASHQTGWTALVAKLLAQSGEG, from the coding sequence ATGCCCACCCCCGACGGCGACTTTTCCGCTTCTATGCCGACTGCTGAAGAAATCCGTTTGGAAGAATCGGCTGCGCGAACAAAACACTGGAAACGCTGGGGACCCTACGTAAGCGAGCGTGCGTGGGGTACCGTCCGTGAGGACTACAGCCCGCACGGCGACGCTTGGCGGTATTTCCCCTATGAACACAGTCGCTCCAAGGCCTACCGCTGGGGCGAAGACGGCCTGGCCGGCATCTGCGATCGGCGGCAAATCCTGTGCTTTGCGCTGGCGTTGTGGAATGAACGCGATCCACACTTGAAGGAACGTCTGTTCGGCCTGACCGGCCCGCAGGGCAACCACGGCGAGGATGTCAAGGAGTACTACTTTTACCTCGATTCGACGCCGACCCACAGCTACATGAAGTGGCTGTACAAATACCCGCAGGCGCGGTTTCCCTACGAAGAGTTGGTGCACTTCGGGCGCGTGCGCTCGCGGCGCGAACCAGAATACGAGCTGCTGGACACGGGCGTCTTTGATGGTGACCGCTACTTTGACGTGTTCGTGGAATACGCGAAAGCCGATGTGGACGACATCGTGATCCGCATCACTGTCGTCAACCGCGGCCCGGACCGCGCGCCGATTCATGTGCTGCCGACGCTCTGGTTTCGGAACACTTGGTCATGGGCGCCAATGCAGGGTGAAAAACCTTACATTCGGCAAATTCAAGACCTTGGCCGAACGCGCGTCATGGCATGCGATCACCCAATGCTTGGTAAACGCTGGCTCTATTGCGCTGATAGTCCGGCGTTGCTTTTCACGGAGAACGAAACCAACTTGGAGCGGCTCTACGGCGTACCGAACCGCACGCCCTATGTCAAAGACGGCATCAACGAATACCTCGTCAACGGCCGGACGCACGCCGTCAATCCAGCGCTTGTCGGGACAAAAGCCGCCGCCCATTATCACTTCGACCTCGCGGGCGGCGCAGCGACGACGCTATGGCTGCGGCTATGCAACTTTGATCCCGACACCCTGCGCGGTGAGCCGTTCGGACCTGCTGTGCGCGTTATGGCGGTACGGCAGGCCGAGGCCGACGAATTTTACGCGACGCGCATTCCAGAAACCCTTTCCGACGACGCCAAAAACGTGATGCGGCAGGCGTTCGCGGGACTGCTCTGGACGAAGCAGTTTTACGCCTACGAAGTGGATCGCTGGTTAACCGGCGACCCGCTTCAGCCGCCGCCGCCCGCGTCGCGTCGGCGTGGGCGCAACCGCAACTGGCTGCACCTGCACTGCGAAGATGTGATCTCCATGCCGGACAAGTGGGAATACCCGTGGTTCGCCTCGTGGGATTTAGCCTTTCACTGCGTGCCGTTGGCGCTGGTGGACAGCGATTTCGCCAAGCAACAACTCATTCTGATGCTACGCGAGTGGTACATGCACCCCAACGGGCAGCTTCCGGCGTATGAGTGGTCGTTTGACGACGTAAACCCGCCGGTGCACGCTTGGGCTGCGTGGCGCGTCTATAAAATCGAGAAAAAACGCACCGGCAAAGGCGATACAGCGTTTCTGGAGCGCATCTTTCACAAGCTGCTTTTGAACTTCACCTGGTGGATCAACCGCAAGGACGCCGACGGCAGCAACATCTTTGAGGGCGGCTTTCTCGGGCTGGACAACATCGGCGTCTTTGATCGGAGTGCTCAATTGCCTACCGGTGGGACACTCCAACAATCTGACGCCACAAGCTGGATGGGGATGTATTGTCTGAACATGCTCGCCATCGCCCTCGAACTCGCCCGCCACGACATTGTGTATGAAGACGTGGCGAGCAAGTTTTACGAGCATTTCCTGTACATCGCCGACGCCCTCAGCCATCGTGAAGACATTGAAGGCGGCTCGTTGTGGGACGAAAAGGACGGCTTTTACTACGACGCGGTGGCGTTCCCGGATGGGCGTCGGTTGCAGCTGCGCGTTCGTTCGATGGTGGGTCTGATTCCGCTCTTCGCCGTGCAGATGATGGAGAGCTGGTGGCTAGAGCCACTACCCGGCTTTCGGCGGCGGATGGACTGGTTCGTGCGCAACCGGCCTGAACTCGTCAACAGTATCGTCTCGGTGGACGACCAAGGGAATGTCGTCCAACAGTTGCTTTCATTGCCGAATACCGCGCAGTTGCGGCGCATTCTGCGCGTCATGCTCGACGAAAATGAGTTTCTGTCGCCCTACGGCGTGCGGTCGTTGTCGCGTTATCACTTGCACAACCCATACGTCTTGCATGTAGCTGGGCAGGAATACCGCGTGGATTACGACCCAGCGGAGTCTTCCATTCCGATGTTCGGCGGTAACTCCAACTGGCGTGGCCCGATTTGGTTTCCTTTGAATTTTCTCATCATTGAATCACTTCAAAAGTTTCATCGCTTCTACGGCGACAGTTTCAAAGTAGAGTGTCCGACGGGTTCGGGCCGCCTAATGACCCTGTGGGAAGTCGCGGTGGAACTATCGCGACGATTGTCACGGATTTTTCTCAGAGATCAGGACGGCCGTCGTCCGGTGTACCGCCATCCGGGCATGGAACGCTTTGACACTGATCCGCATTGGCGCGATCTCGTGTTGTTTTACGAGTACTTCCACGGCGATACTGGCGCGGGACTGGGCGCTAGCCACCAGACCGGCTGGACGGCATTGGTGGCGAAATTGCTCGCCCAGAGCGGCGAAGGATAA
- a CDS encoding FAD-dependent oxidoreductase has protein sequence MNSASVLVIGGGVAGATFAHRCARVGLAVTVLEKDTEPGGALRSHRFAKGGGFWTELGAHTCYNSYGTLLSVIEECGLLKELRPRAKVGFKFLVANQVKPVVSQLHFLEAIWRLPLGLRTKKTGLSVAEYYSRLLGAKNYSDVLSPAFNAVMCQTADDLPADMLFKKRPRRTDVRRTYTLPNGLQSIITTALAQPGVTLATSREVVGVERAEAGFEVTTAAGETYQARLLVLATPANVAAQLLRHAFPSVSEKLSRIRVETIETVGVLVPRAAVKVPPVAGLIARDDLFYSAVSRDVLPDPTWRGFAFHFKPGKLDAEGKLRRIADALGVARTDIVEAVFRTNVLPSPRVGHAALIESLDATLAGTPLFLIGNYFEGVSIEDCAVRAVREFTRLTSMK, from the coding sequence GTGAACAGCGCGTCGGTGCTTGTCATTGGAGGCGGCGTCGCCGGCGCGACGTTCGCCCACCGCTGTGCGCGCGTCGGCCTGGCCGTCACCGTTTTGGAAAAAGACACCGAACCCGGCGGCGCGTTACGGTCACACCGCTTCGCCAAAGGCGGCGGTTTCTGGACGGAACTGGGCGCGCACACCTGTTATAACAGCTACGGCACGCTGCTGTCGGTCATCGAGGAGTGCGGACTGCTCAAGGAATTGCGGCCGCGCGCCAAGGTTGGCTTCAAGTTTTTGGTGGCGAATCAGGTCAAGCCTGTTGTGTCGCAGCTTCACTTTTTAGAAGCGATATGGCGGTTGCCGTTGGGGTTGCGCACAAAGAAAACCGGTTTGAGCGTTGCCGAGTACTACAGCCGGCTGCTGGGTGCGAAAAACTACAGCGATGTGCTGTCGCCCGCGTTCAATGCCGTGATGTGCCAAACGGCGGATGATTTGCCAGCCGACATGCTGTTCAAAAAACGGCCCCGCCGCACCGACGTACGGCGCACCTACACCCTGCCGAACGGCTTACAAAGCATCATTACGACCGCTCTTGCCCAGCCGGGGGTGACGCTGGCGACCAGCCGCGAAGTCGTCGGCGTCGAACGCGCCGAGGCAGGATTTGAGGTGACGACGGCCGCCGGGGAGACCTATCAGGCGCGGCTGCTGGTGCTGGCGACGCCGGCGAACGTCGCCGCGCAACTTCTGCGTCACGCCTTTCCGTCGGTGTCGGAAAAACTGTCACGGATTCGCGTTGAAACCATCGAGACGGTCGGCGTTCTTGTGCCGCGCGCGGCCGTCAAGGTGCCGCCGGTCGCCGGCTTGATTGCGCGGGATGATTTGTTCTATTCAGCAGTGTCACGCGATGTACTACCGGATCCGACATGGCGTGGTTTTGCATTTCACTTTAAGCCGGGCAAACTTGACGCGGAAGGCAAGCTGCGACGCATCGCCGATGCGCTTGGCGTCGCGCGGACGGACATCGTTGAAGCGGTTTTTCGGACGAATGTTCTCCCGTCCCCCAGAGTCGGCCACGCGGCGCTGATTGAGAGCTTGGACGCCACGCTCGCCGGGACGCCGCTTTTCCTGATCGGAAACTATTTTGAGGGCGTCTCCATTGAAGATTGCGCCGTACGCGCCGTGCGGGAGTTTACCCGACTGACTTCGATGAAGTGA
- the clpA gene encoding ATP-dependent Clp protease ATP-binding subunit ClpA, translating into MPMPAMFTKDLQTALTAAVNEAMARGHEYLTLEHVLYALLDDPTSADVIRACGGNLDALRRDLERFFTERLTSVKRPAGRPPSPPEQTAAFQRVLERAYAQAQAAEQRKIDGGNILAAMYAEEHSYAVYLLKRQGIERLDVLNYISHGIAKATNEEPADVDGGEAPAPARDPLETYTVNLVKRAAQGLIDPLIGRQAELERTIQVLCRRRKNNPIFIGDPGVGKTAIAEGLAMKIHTGDVPDLLKNAEVYALDMGALLAGTRYRGDFEQRLKQVIAALKKRPNAILFIDEIHTIVGAGAVNGGTMDAANILKPALAAGELRCIGSTTHQEYKQSFERDRALARRFQKIEVGEPTVDEAEQILAGLKAAYEQHHGVTYTPEALRAAAELAAKHITDRCLPDKAIDVMDEAGAALRLLPPEQRPKTVDTHHIEAIVAKIARVPAKSVSAAERDRMKTLEADLKAVIYGQDKAIEQVVNAIKISRAGLGSPTKPVGCFLFSGPTGVGKTELAKQLANVLGVAFLRFDMSEYMEKHTVSRLIGAPPGYVGFDQGGLLTDAVNKHPYSVVVLDEIEKAHPDVFNLLLQVMDSATLTDNNGKKADFRNVILIMTTNAGAKEMSAAAIGFNKETGGNRTKQAVERTFAPEFRNRLDAWIVFEPLSFENIRRVVLKFLDEVRRQLADKQVTLEVSDAAVEWLAKKGFDPKYGARPMGRLIHEKIKQPLANEILFGALTKGGRATVTLTDDDLTIRCHSVEAEL; encoded by the coding sequence ATGCCTATGCCTGCAATGTTTACCAAAGACCTGCAAACCGCGCTGACCGCGGCCGTCAACGAAGCGATGGCGCGTGGTCACGAATACCTCACACTCGAGCACGTCCTGTATGCCCTGCTTGACGACCCAACTTCCGCCGACGTGATCCGCGCCTGCGGCGGCAACCTTGACGCGCTACGCCGCGATCTCGAACGGTTTTTCACGGAACGCCTCACCTCGGTGAAACGGCCGGCGGGCCGGCCGCCCAGCCCACCCGAGCAAACGGCGGCATTCCAGCGCGTGTTGGAACGCGCTTATGCGCAGGCGCAGGCCGCCGAACAACGCAAGATAGACGGCGGCAACATTTTAGCCGCGATGTACGCCGAGGAGCACTCCTACGCCGTCTATCTACTCAAACGGCAGGGTATCGAACGACTGGACGTGCTCAACTACATTTCGCATGGCATTGCCAAGGCGACCAACGAAGAACCCGCCGACGTGGACGGCGGCGAAGCGCCGGCGCCGGCGCGCGACCCGTTGGAAACCTACACCGTCAATTTGGTCAAGCGCGCTGCGCAAGGTCTCATTGATCCCCTCATTGGTCGCCAAGCCGAATTGGAACGCACGATTCAAGTGCTGTGCCGGCGGCGAAAAAACAACCCGATCTTCATCGGCGATCCGGGCGTCGGCAAGACGGCCATTGCGGAAGGCTTGGCGATGAAAATTCACACCGGCGACGTACCCGACCTGCTCAAGAACGCCGAAGTGTACGCACTCGACATGGGCGCGCTGCTGGCCGGAACGCGCTATCGCGGCGACTTCGAGCAACGGCTCAAACAGGTCATTGCCGCGCTTAAGAAGCGTCCGAACGCCATCCTGTTCATTGACGAAATCCATACCATTGTCGGGGCCGGCGCGGTCAACGGCGGTACTATGGACGCCGCCAACATCCTCAAGCCGGCGCTGGCGGCGGGCGAACTGCGCTGCATTGGTTCAACGACACACCAGGAATACAAGCAGTCGTTCGAGCGCGACCGGGCGCTAGCACGCCGGTTTCAAAAGATCGAAGTCGGCGAACCGACGGTGGACGAAGCCGAGCAGATTTTGGCCGGCCTCAAGGCCGCCTACGAACAGCACCACGGCGTGACCTATACGCCGGAGGCGCTGCGGGCAGCCGCCGAGTTGGCGGCCAAACACATTACAGATCGGTGTCTGCCCGACAAAGCAATTGACGTCATGGACGAAGCTGGCGCGGCGCTGCGGTTGCTGCCGCCGGAGCAACGTCCCAAGACGGTTGACACACACCACATCGAGGCGATTGTAGCCAAGATTGCGCGTGTGCCGGCCAAGTCGGTTTCCGCCGCCGAACGTGACCGGATGAAAACCCTTGAAGCCGATCTCAAGGCGGTCATTTACGGTCAGGACAAAGCCATTGAGCAGGTCGTCAACGCCATCAAGATTTCCCGCGCCGGGCTGGGTAGTCCGACGAAACCCGTCGGCTGCTTCTTGTTCTCTGGGCCGACCGGCGTCGGCAAAACCGAACTAGCCAAACAGCTGGCGAACGTGCTGGGCGTAGCTTTCCTGCGCTTCGACATGAGCGAGTACATGGAAAAACACACCGTGTCGCGGCTCATCGGGGCGCCGCCGGGCTACGTCGGGTTTGATCAGGGTGGGTTACTGACCGACGCCGTCAACAAACATCCGTACTCCGTCGTCGTTCTCGATGAGATCGAGAAAGCCCACCCCGACGTGTTCAACCTCCTGCTGCAGGTCATGGACAGCGCCACCCTGACCGACAACAACGGCAAAAAGGCCGATTTCCGCAACGTCATCCTGATTATGACGACCAACGCCGGCGCCAAGGAAATGAGCGCCGCCGCGATTGGGTTCAACAAGGAAACCGGCGGCAACCGCACCAAGCAGGCTGTCGAGCGAACCTTTGCGCCGGAGTTCCGCAACCGCTTGGACGCATGGATTGTGTTCGAGCCGCTGTCGTTTGAAAACATCCGGCGAGTCGTCCTGAAGTTCCTTGACGAGGTGCGGAGACAACTCGCCGACAAGCAGGTGACGCTCGAAGTCAGCGACGCGGCCGTTGAGTGGCTGGCGAAAAAGGGCTTCGATCCTAAGTATGGCGCGCGTCCGATGGGGCGGCTCATTCACGAGAAAATCAAGCAGCCGCTAGCCAACGAGATTCTCTTTGGCGCTCTGACCAAAGGTGGGCGAGCGACGGTCACGTTGACGGACGACGACTTGACTATCCGCTGCCATTCGGTTGAGGCCGAGTTGTGA
- the clpS gene encoding ATP-dependent Clp protease adapter ClpS codes for MPNPVPDRDEELLVEERTTTKEPPMYRVLLHNDDYTTMPFVVYVLQHIFHHSESEATRIMLNVHRRGVGVAGVYPYEIAETKMMQTIQLARANEFPLLCTIEPAE; via the coding sequence ATGCCGAACCCTGTGCCGGATCGCGACGAAGAGCTGCTTGTCGAAGAACGAACGACAACGAAAGAGCCGCCGATGTATCGCGTTTTGCTCCACAACGACGACTACACGACGATGCCGTTTGTGGTGTACGTCCTCCAACACATTTTCCACCACTCGGAAAGCGAGGCGACGCGCATCATGCTCAACGTGCATCGCCGGGGCGTCGGCGTCGCAGGCGTCTACCCGTATGAAATCGCCGAAACCAAAATGATGCAGACCATCCAGCTTGCGCGCGCCAACGAGTTTCCGCTTCTGTGTACAATTGAGCCGGCCGAGTAA